In Desulfosudis oleivorans Hxd3, the DNA window ACAGCCGAAGATATTGATGAGGCCCTGGCGGTTATTCGCAAAGCCATCAAGCTGAGCAAATTGTATATGCTGGCCTTGGGACCGCTTTCCAAAATCCCCTTTGTCCGGGAAGCGATGAATAAGGGGGATATTATGGTCACCATCAACAACTTGCTGCGCAAGGCCGCATTCTGGGAATAATCAAACAAAAAATTTCAGGAGAATGAAATATGAATAAACTTATGGCAGACGCTCAACAGGTATTTGGAAAAGGTGTTGTGGAAAATCTGGTGGCAAAGGGATTGGACTGGGTAGAGTCCGGCCGGGAGGGATGGGTTGTTCATGATTCAAACGGCAATGAATTGATTGACTGTTATTGTTCGTCCGGCACGTATAACCTGGGCCGGAAAAACCCCGCCATCGCCCGTGCACTCAAACAGGCCATCCATGAAACCGACCAGGGCAACTTTGTCATGATCTCACGGGAAAAGGCGATGTTGTCGGAAAAACTGGCCCGATTCACCCCGTCTGGCCTGGACTGCTGTCTGTTTACGGTCGTAAGAGGCGAAGCTGTGGATGCCGCCTGCAAGCTGGCCCGTGGGTATACCGGCAGATCTGAACTGATCACCGTGGACGGGGGCTGTTACGGCCAGACCGGGTTTGCCATGACCCTGTCCGAGCGGGCAGACAAGAAAGACTTCGGTTCTCTGATACCGGATGTTCAGACGGTCCCCTTTAATGACATCGATGCTGCCGGAAGATCAATCACCAAAAAGACGGCGGCTGTCATCCTGGAGCCGGTTCAAACGGAAAACAATTGCCGCACCGCGGACAAGGATTACCTCGTTGCCCTGCGTAAATCTTGCGATCAAACCGGGGCGCTGCTGATTTTTGATGAATCCCAGACCGGGTTCGGAAGAACCGGGGAAAAGTTCGCCTCGGATTATTTCGGTGTGCTGCCGGATATCATGCTTCTCGGTGAAGCTCTGGGCGGCGGTATGTTTCCCTTCTCGGCCATGGCATTTACAAGTACCGTGAAGACGTTTTTTGATGCCCATCCCCTGATCCATTTGCTGACATTCGGCGGACATGATGTGGGCTGCCGGGTCGCGGCCGCTGCTTTAACGGAATATGATCAGGTACAACCCTGGCAAAACGCCAAAAAACAGGGAAAGATACTGTCGGAAAAGCTGAAACAACTGGCCGGCTCAAACCCGAAACTCAAATCCGTTCAGGGTGTTGGGCTGCTGTTATCCCTGGAATTTGAAAACGCGGAAGCGGCTGAAGCATTTTGTCGAAACGCGATTCAGCAGGGGGTGCTGGTAAAAAGCGGAGAGGTCGCCAAACAGAGTGTCGTCATCCGTCCCCCCCTTACCATAACCGATCAGGACCTGGAGAAAATCGTAACCGGGATAGAAAAGGCTTTATCTGCCCTGTAAACCGGGAAACAATTTGGGGACGTCTATTTTTTGAGGGAACCATGCTGAATATAATTGGCATTTCCGGCAGCCCTGTCAAAGACGGCAATGTGGAGATGTTCCTGCACACCATGCTTATGCACGCCGAAGAGCACGGGGCCAGAACAACGGCCATAAATCTCTCCCGGCTGCATATTGCAGACTGTAATCATTGCAACTTCTGCCTCAAACGTCAGAAAGCTGGAAAATACTGCGCCCAAGAGGATGATGTCCAAGGGGTCTATGAACTGCTGGAAGCCGCGGACATTATCGTCCTGGCCAGCCCTGTCTATTTCATGCGCTTAAGCGGCCAGATGGCGTCTTTTGTAGATCGCCTCCGGGTATTTGTCTTCGGCAATATAGCGGGGGGCAGTCTGAAAAACAAGATCGGCATAAGTGCTGCTGTTGCCTGGGCCCGGCATGGCGGGTTCGAGACCACCCACCTGACGCACATCACAGCTTTTCTGGCGCTGGAGATGCTGCCGGTCAGCGTGCACCATTGCATAAGCCCGCTGGGCGCCTCGGCTGTGGCCAGCCAGGGAGGCACCGGAGTCTTTGACAAAGCGCATCGTCACGGGGTAACGCTCGATGAGGCCGGACTGCACTCTGGCAGGGCCATGATCGAGCGCGGCCTGGAACTGGCGAGGCTGGTTAAACGATAAAACGCTGGATGCCAGTCTAAACACGGGGACAGTATATCTGTTTCAAATCCATTGCCTGCGTCCTCACTGTAGGGGCGACCGGCTGGTCGCCCCTACACACGGGTAACCTTCAGTTGGCCTTTTATTTTGTTTTACCCAAATAACGGATTGCGAAACAGGGAAATACCTGCGGAATTCCCAAAAAGTCTTCTGCCATCTTTAACCCTTAAGTAGTATTTTTATCGGAGGACAAAATGGAGCAGTGGCATCCATCATGTTGCATGTTATGCGGCATGAACTGTGGTTTGGAACTGCTTGCTGAAGATAATAAAATTATCAAAGTCAAGCCGATGCAAGATAACCCCAGAAGCAAAGGGTACATCTGCCGCAAGGGAATGAATGTTGTCGATTATCAGCATCATTCAAGTCGGTTAACGCATCCCTTGAAAAAATCCGAACAGGGATTTGAAAAAATATCCTGGGGTCAAGCCATCCGGGAAATCAGTGAAAAACTTAAAGCTGTGACAGAACAATACGGTCCTAAATCGTTTGCATACTTGGGCGGTGGCGGTCAGGCGTGCCATTTTGAAGCATTTCTGGGATTGCAGCTTATGCATTCGCTGGGTTCAAAATATCATTACAGTGCCCTTGGACAGGAATTGACCGGCCACTTCTGGGTCTACGGAAGGGCACTTGGAAAGCAGAATTGTTGGCCAGCCCCCGATGAAGCAAACTCGGATATGCTGAT includes these proteins:
- a CDS encoding flavodoxin family protein, yielding MLNIIGISGSPVKDGNVEMFLHTMLMHAEEHGARTTAINLSRLHIADCNHCNFCLKRQKAGKYCAQEDDVQGVYELLEAADIIVLASPVYFMRLSGQMASFVDRLRVFVFGNIAGGSLKNKIGISAAVAWARHGGFETTHLTHITAFLALEMLPVSVHHCISPLGASAVASQGGTGVFDKAHRHGVTLDEAGLHSGRAMIERGLELARLVKR
- a CDS encoding class-III pyridoxal-phosphate-dependent aminotransferase, producing MNKLMADAQQVFGKGVVENLVAKGLDWVESGREGWVVHDSNGNELIDCYCSSGTYNLGRKNPAIARALKQAIHETDQGNFVMISREKAMLSEKLARFTPSGLDCCLFTVVRGEAVDAACKLARGYTGRSELITVDGGCYGQTGFAMTLSERADKKDFGSLIPDVQTVPFNDIDAAGRSITKKTAAVILEPVQTENNCRTADKDYLVALRKSCDQTGALLIFDESQTGFGRTGEKFASDYFGVLPDIMLLGEALGGGMFPFSAMAFTSTVKTFFDAHPLIHLLTFGGHDVGCRVAAAALTEYDQVQPWQNAKKQGKILSEKLKQLAGSNPKLKSVQGVGLLLSLEFENAEAAEAFCRNAIQQGVLVKSGEVAKQSVVIRPPLTITDQDLEKIVTGIEKALSAL